A portion of the Juglans microcarpa x Juglans regia isolate MS1-56 chromosome 1D, Jm3101_v1.0, whole genome shotgun sequence genome contains these proteins:
- the LOC121249678 gene encoding LOB domain-containing protein 36-like, protein MSSSNSPCAACKCMRRKCTQECSFAPYFPPDQTQKFANIHKVFGACNVSKLLNELHPSQREDAVKSLAYEAETRLLDPVYGCVGLVSMLQHRMRQIQNDIVHARRELASYIGPQAAMLPVVQQYPGIGYMPQQQHPGNPSSSVVLPQQQHPGNPSSSAVLPQQQHPGNPSSSVDLPQQQHPGNPSSSAVLPYNMSPMLGIPIRAPTRGGALVIREPRPHPQHQHHQYQLFEAQQLAAALAAAAAAQQELLLAYEQQQQLLQHMHLHPDQQQPELVMFNSGLIDPAALAGSSVTASGFNQMNAAMPPSLTLGAYENLFEIELQQGEHHDPSDHHHQLEAQLLLQQQQAQAHKKGKQIVQQPEVDSKKSSTVGLYY, encoded by the coding sequence ATGTCGTCTTCGAACTCTCCCTGCGCAGCGTGCAAGTGCATGAGGAGGAAGTGCACGCAGGAGTGCTCGTTCGCACCCTATTTCCCGCCGGACCAGACCCAGAAGTTCGCAAACATACACAAGGTCTTTGGCGCCTGTAACGTGAGCAAGCTTCTCAACGAGCTCCACCCCTCGCAGCGCGAGGACGCCGTAAAATCGTTGGCATACGAGGCAGAAACTCGTCTGCTGGACCCGGTGTATGGTTGCGTTGGCCTCGTCTCCATGCTTCAGCATAGGATGAGACAGATTCAAAATGATATTGTCCATGCCAGGAGAGAGCTTGCCAGCTACATTGGGCCGCAGGCCGCAATGCTCCCCGTTGTGCAACAGTACCCGGGGATAGGGTATATGCCCCAACAGCAGCACCCGGGCAATCCTTCGTCCTCGGTTGTTTTACCCCAACAGCAGCACCCGGGCAATCCTTCGTCCTCGGCTGTTTTACCCCAACAGCAGCACCCGGGCAATCCTTCGTCCTCGGTTGATTTACCCCAACAGCAGCACCCGGGCAATCCTTCGTCCTCGGCAGTTTTACCCTACAACATGTCGCCAATGCTTGGGATTCCTATCAGGGCTCCGACGCGTGGTGGGGCATTGGTGATTCGCGAGCCCCGGCCCCATCCCCAGCACCAGCACCACCAATATCAGTTATTTGAGGCACAGCAATTGGCAGCGGCTTTGGCTGCGGCTGCGGCAGCGCAACAGGAACTTTTACTGGCTTATGAGCAGCAGCAACAACTGCTGCAGCATATGCATCTGCACCCGGACCAGCAACAACCAGAGCTTGTAATGTTCAACAGTGGATTAATCGACCCAGCGGCCTTAGCGGGCAGTTCGGTCACTGCTAGTGGGTTCAACCAGATGAATGCTGCTATGCCGCCTTCGTTAACTCTGGGCGCATATGAGAACCTTTTCGAAATTGAACTGCAGCAAGGGGAACATCACGACCCTTCTGATCACCACCATCAACTTGAGGCGCAGCTCTTGCTCCAACAACAACAGGCACAAGCACATAAAAAAGGCAAGCAAATCGTGCAGCAGCCTGAGGTTGATAGCAAGAAGAGTAGTACTGTTGGTCTGTACTACTGA